From the genome of Vulpes lagopus strain Blue_001 chromosome 2, ASM1834538v1, whole genome shotgun sequence, one region includes:
- the KCTD15 gene encoding BTB/POZ domain-containing protein KCTD15 produces the protein MPHRKERPSGSSLHAHGSAGTAEGGSMSRLSLTRSPVSPLAAQGIPLPAQLTKSNAPVHIDVGGHMYTSSLATLTKYPDSRISRLFNGTEPIVLDSLKQHYFIDRDGEIFRYVLSFLRTSKLLLPDDFKDFSLLYEEARYYQLQPMVRELERWQQEQEQRRRSRACDCLVVRVTPDLGERIALSGEKALIEEVFPETGDVMCNSVNAGWNQDPTHVIRFPLNGYCRLNSVQVLERLFQRGFSVAASCGGGVDSSQFSEYVLCREERRPQPTPTAVRIKQEPLD, from the exons ATGCCTCACCGCAAGGAGCGGCCGAGCGGGTCCTCGCTTCACGCCCACGGCAGCGCCGGCACCGCG GAGGGAGGAAGCATGTCCCGGTTGTCTCTTACCCGGTCGCCTGTGTCTCCCCTGGCCGCCCAGGGCATCCCACTGCCAGCCCAGCTCACCAAGTCCAATGCGCCCGTGCATATCGATGTGGGTGGCCACATGTACACCAGCAGCCTGGCCACGCTCACCAAGTACCCCGACTCCAG AATAAGCCGCCTCTTCAATGGCACTGAGCCCATCGTCCTGGACAGTCTGAAGCAACATTACTTCATCGACCGGGACGGGGAGATTTTCCGCTATGTCCTGAGCTTCCTGCGGACGTCAAAACTGCTGCTCCCGGATGACTTCAAG GACTTCAGCCTGCTGTACGAGGAGGCCCGCTACTACCAGCTGCAGCCCATGGTGCGGGAGCTGGAGCGctggcagcaggagcaggagcagcgcCGCCGCAGCCGCGCCTGTGACTGCCTGGTGGTGCGGGTCACGCCGGACTTGGGGGAGCGGATTGCGCTCAGCGGCGAGAAGGCCCTCATCGAGGAGGTCTTCCCCGAGACCGGTGACGTCATGTGCAACTCCGTCAACGCCGGCTGGAACCAGGACCCCACGCACGTCATCCGCTTCCCGCTCAACGGCTACTGCAGGCTCAACTCGGTGCAG GTCCTGGAGAGGCTGTTCCAGAGGGGCTTCAGCGTGGCCGCGTCCTGTGGGGGTGGCGTGGACTCCTCCCAGTTCAGCGAGTACGTGCTCTGCCGGGAGGAGCGGCGGCCGCAGCCCACCCCCACCGCAGTCCGGATAAAGCAGGAGCCCTTGGACTAG